Proteins co-encoded in one Sebastes umbrosus isolate fSebUmb1 chromosome 20, fSebUmb1.pri, whole genome shotgun sequence genomic window:
- the LOC119479438 gene encoding archaemetzincin-2 isoform X2 has protein sequence MKVIQHSAETLQTALVSNRQDLTELYSKYTKEERHFLEEGIHPGQPGSLFQPITVHSDSDWISAHPEKPQDFESFYRKTSRKTPNASHNTIYIQTIGSFGEAGAQADQYVEWLREYCQTFFCGLSVKLLPAVTVAETGCSFRVNFNSHNLQILTGDLLQFLSNRKPKDAFCIVGITMIDLYPEDSWNFVFGEASLSMGMGVFSFARYDDNFYSRSYAGELQLKPGDYSVFDGYYTPPITSTLLLRSCKTMTHEIGHMFGIKHCQWLSCVMQGSNHLEESDRRPLDFCPVCLRKLQVAIGFKIAERYKALLHWMEGDQSHTSRPEEASAFQSVLHFPKPTEAFQTSRLWLRRCLDILEEKR, from the exons ATGAAGGTGATCCAGCACTCTGCGGAGACACTGCAAACAGCTTTGGTTTCCAATCGTCAGGACTTGACTGAACTTTACAGCAAGTACACAAAAGAGGAAAGGCATTTTTTGGAGGAGGGAATCCACCCTGGGCAGCCGGGTTCCCTTTTCCAACCCATCACAGTGCACTCCGACTCAGACTGGATCTCCGCTCACCCTGAGAAGCCTCAAGACTTTGAGAGCTTCTACAGAAAAACGTCCCGCAAGACCCCCAATGCAAGCCACAATACTATTTATATTCAAACCATAG GTTCCTTTGGAGAGGCGGGGGCCCAGGCAGACCAGTATGTGGAGTGGCTCAGAGAATACTGCCAGACCTTCTTCTGTGGGCTTTCTGTCAAGTTGCTACCGGCAGTTACTGTGGCTGAAACAGGATGCTCTTTCAGGGTTAACTTTAACTCGCACAACCTTCAGATCCTCACTG GTGACCTGCTACAATTCCTGTCGAATAGGAAACCAAAAGATGCTTTTTGTATCGTTGGAATCACAATGATTGACCTCTACCCCGAAGATTCCTGGAACTTTGTCTTTGGAGAGGCTTCGCTCAGTATGG GAATGGGTGTTTTCAGCTTTGCCAGATATGATGACAACTTCTACAGCCGAAGTTATGCCGGTGAGCTTCAGCTAAAGCCGGGAGACTACTCTGTGTTTGATGGATATTACACTCCCCCCATCACCAGCACCCTGCTGCTTCGATCATGCAAG ACAATGACCCATGAGATTGGCCATATGTTTGGAATCAAGCATTGCCAGTGGTTGAGCTGTGTCATGCAGGGCTCCAACCACCTGGAGGAGTCAGATCGTAGACCGCTGGATTTCTGTCCCGTCTGTCTTCGCAAGCTACAGGTCGCTATCGGCTTCAAAATAGCTGAAAGATACAAG GCCTTACTGCACTGGATGGAGGGGGATCAGAGTCACACATCCAGACCAGAGGAGGCCTCTGCCTTTCAGTCTGTGCTCCACTTTCCCAAACCCACTGAAGCCTTTCAGACATCCAGACTGTGGCTCCGCAGGTGCCTCGACATACTGGAGGAAAAAAGATGA
- the LOC119479434 gene encoding monocarboxylate transporter 7-like codes for MLCVHPPRVPVCVPARHTVCDLRTCECTRFTAGCARHEWDYSRSSHATDGEITHTYTQGMALCGVKGPRFLGPNVYPEAPDGGWGWLVAVAFFFVEVFTYGIIKIFGIFLQDLMEEFGETNSRVSWIVSICVFVMTFNGPLSSVMTNRFGFQLVVMIGGFLIACGTIATSFTTSINQMYLTYGLVAGLGYCLTFLPTVTILSQYFNRRRSLVTAVASTGESLSMFALAPAFSALRDRIGWRRTMAVIGALQSTIIICGVLLRTIIIKPRATRETNRLSPKVLEALGTPENVEDSILNNTSHAQNTSHSLDNELSVSTEDSGVQSLNDADDSSQEEEILLHGDVRESVENGVAEIGEFEIEEKKSEDAEKQVMKDEKPSVKSSKLRDFSILRECSFILYSLFGLFATLGFFAPPLYIIELSVSRGVERDRATYMLSIMAVAEIFGRFSIGWILTREKFRRKKLLVLLACVIAMTADLVGFTLVWEFYGLALCCTLYGFFMGTLACTHIPMLAEDDVVGIERMSSAAGVYVFIQSFAGLAGPPLGGVLVDMTQNYGSAFYSCAVGMGLSAVFLGLVKPAKKGLLCRRRNSKRPEDVHEKEGDSKE; via the exons atgTTATGTGTGCATCCCCCacgtgtgcctgtgtgtgtgcctgcgcgCCATACAGTCTGTGATTTACGCACGTGTGAATGTACACGGTTCACTGCAGGCTGCGCGCGACACGAGTGGGATTACAGCAGGAGTAGTCACGCGACGGACGGAGAAattacacacacctacacacag GGTATGGCACTGTGTGGTGTCAAGGGGCCCCGTTTCTTGGGGCCCAATGTGTACCCAGAAGCCCCTGATGGAGGCTGGGGATGGTTGGTGGCTGTGGCCTTCTTCTTTGTGGAGGTTTTCACCTATGGTATCATCAAGATCTTTGGCATCTTCCTCCAGGACCTGATGGAGGAGTTTGGAGAGACCAACAGTCGGGTCTCCTGGATTGTttccatctgtgtgtttgtcatgaCCTTCAATG gtcctctctcctctgtgatGACTAACCGGTTTGGGTTCCAACTCGTTGTTATGATTGGAGGATTCCTTATTGCCTGCGGTACCATTGCAACCAGCTTTACCACTTCCATCAATCAAATGTACCTCACCTACGGATTAGTTGCAG GTCTGGGCTACTGTCTGACCTTCCTGCCCACTGTGACCATCCTCTCTCAGTACTTCAACCGTCGACGGTCTCTGGTCACAGCTGTGGCTTCCACTGGAGAGTCCCTGTCCATGTTTGCTCTAGCACCAG CCTTTTCTGCATTGAGGGACCGTATTGGCTGGCGACGCACCATGGCAGTGATAGGAGCTTTGCAAAGCACCATCATCATCTGTGGTGTTCTGCTTCGGACGATCATTATCAAACCCAGAGCGACCCGTGAGACTAACAGATTGTCTCCAAAGGTACTGGAAGCTCTCGGTACACCAGAGAACGTAGAGGACTCTATACTAAACAATAcctcacatgcacaaaataccTCCCACAGTCTGGACAATGAGCTCTCTGTGAGCACTGAAGACTCTGGTGTCCAGTCTCTAAATGACGCAGACGACAGCAGCCAAGAAGAGGAGATTTTACTGCACGGAGATGTGAGGGAATCTGTGGAAAACGGTGTGGCAGAGATTGGAGAGTTTGAAATAGAGGAGAAAAAGAGCGAAGATGCAGAGAAACAAGTGATGAAAGATGAAAAGCCATCTGTAAAGTCTTCCAAACTTCGAGACTTCTCCATCCTCAGAGAGTGCAGCTTCATTCTCTACTCTCTGTTTGGACTGTTCGCCACGCTGGGCTTCTTCGCCCCTCCGCTCTACATCATCGAGCTGAGCGTGAGTCGAGGCGTGGAGCGGGACCGCGCCACCTACATGCTCTCCATCATGGCTGTGGCGGAAATCTTTGGCCGATTCTCCATCGGGTGGATCCTGACGCGGGAGAAGTTCAGGAGGAAAAAGCTGCTTGTGCTTCTGGCATGTGTGATTGCAATGACCGCGGATCTGGTTGGATTTACTTTGGTTTGGGAGTTCTACGGCTTGGCTCTGTGCTGCACTTTATACGGGTTCTTTATGGGAACCCTAGCGTGCACCCACATTCCCATGCTGGCTGAGGATGATGTGGTGGGCATAGAGAGGATGTCTTCAGCTGCTGGGGTCTATGTGTTCATCCAAAGCTTCGCTGGGCTGGCTGGACCCCCACTTGGAG GTGTGCTGGTGGATATGACTCAGAACTACGGATCAGCCTTCTACTCCTGTGCAGTCGGCATGGGACTTAGTGCCGTGTTCCTGGGTTTGGTGAAACCTGCTAAGAAAGGATTACTCTGTAGGAGGAGGAACTCAAAACGCCCTGAAGACGTACATGAAAAGGAAGGGGACTCCAAGGAATAG
- the tepsin gene encoding AP-4 complex accessory subunit Tepsin isoform X1 yields the protein MATFMERLAFLQKVPTLMKATADDENPCPGYLFQEIGKISHESLGCGQCLLEYLLERLQVESCFVKLKVLKIFVHLCGHGSNHFLTELRRNSTFIQQASVYSGPPDPIHGTALYQKVRNTAQEVARLLFTDAISTKDGVSLLNLAPPTMGMGSATSHRSGMQGFGYSPGKQGTAGSDSLLDKIQKAAEVVASAVLPPTEHQGIRLHDNHYRAVVVPSAPIEVAVPACAYNQPARTPKASTQRCPGQVGGGWEETDSSNSSSHNSSQDIAANSRASVDSKSAGTGSQSGASRESSGDLSERVEAMQLGDCGQEMALISRLTEGSRVFLSREESQHFIKECSILNCEVVVELLASKLQDPSNTVKMRALCAQSCLMTSDLLSLEQMFGATQRRLRQLSEGAPGPVANKATKILRQFEALTGGSAHAPRQDAANSGHQATTNQLPTSRYSDTLLPTLSADNLDHYQPDISLTGVTRPPSSPSSSPAVLAQRDSSGELMNNVDEEKLSPVLHELVQNQAEPVRTAEAKPVAEESDGSSSPPAEQPRLSRLSLFSGMELVTKGRPLCKRETPQTETTGDTSRENLTAHNSIGVSKTSYNDAPLICNSVASDSSQPVSAFSFLNF from the exons AAATCTCCCATGAGTCTTTGGGTTGTGGTCAGTGTTTGTTGGAGTACCTTCTGGAGAGGCTGCAGGTGGAGTCTTGTTTCGTCAAACTCAAG GTGCTGAAGATCTTTGTCCATCTCTGCGGTCATGGCTCAAACCATTTCCTCACGGAACTTAGGAGGAACTCCACCTTCATCCAGCAGGCATCAG TTTACAGTGGCCCTCCTGATCCTATCCATGGCACAGCATTGTACCAGAAAGTGAGAAATACAGCACAG GAAGTGGCCAGGTTGCTTTTCACAGATGCAATTTCCACCAAAGACGGCGTCTCCCTGCTCAACCTAGCCCCACCAACAATGG GTATGGGCTCAGCAACTTCCCACAGGTCAGGAATGCAGGGCTTTGGATACAGTCCAGGGAAGCAAGGGACAG CAGGCAGTGACTCACTACTGGATAAGATCCAGAAAGCTGCAGAGGTAGTGGCCAGCGCTGTCCTTCCCCCAACAGAACACCAGGGCATTCGTCTCCATGACAACCATTACAGGGCCGTAGTTGTGCCGTCCGCGCCCATAGAGGTGGCCGTGCCCGCGTGCGCCTATAACCAGCCTGCTCGCACGCCAAAAG CGTCGACCCAGCGGTGCCCAGGGCAGGTAGGAGGCGGCTGGGAAGAGACCGACAGCAGCAACAGCTCCTCTCACAACTCTTCTCAGGACATCGCGGCTAACAGCAGGGCCTCTGTGGACAGCAAGTCAGCTGGTACCGGGAGCCAATCGGGGGCCAGTAGAGAGAGCAGTGGGGACCTATCGGAACG GGTGGAAGCCATGCAGTTGGGGGACTGCGGCCAGGAGATGGCGCTAATCAGCAGACTGACTGAGGGATCCAGAGTTTTCCTGTCCAGAGAGGAGAGCCAGCACTTCATCAAAGA GTGCTCCATTCTCAACTGCGAGGTCGTGGTGGAGTTGCTCGCTAGCAAGCTTCAAGATCCCTCAAACACTGTTAAGATG CGGGCACTGTGTGCTCAATCATGCctcatgacctctgacctcctctctCTGGAGCAAATGTTCGGAGCTACGCAACGGAGGCTCCGCCAGCTGAGCGAGGGGGCTCCGGGACCCGTGGCCAACAAAGCCACCAAG ATCCTGCGACAGTTTGAGGCTCTGACGGGTGGATCTGCACACGCTCCGAGGCAGGATGCAGCAAACAGCGGCCATCAGGCGACAACTAATCAGCTTCCCACATCCAGATACTCAGACACTTTGCTACCAACCCTCTCTGCGGACAACCTCGACCATTATCAGCCCGACATCTCACTCACAGGTGTCACCCGACCACCATCTTCCCCCTCCTCCAGTCCGGCCGTCTTGGCCCAGAGAGACTCCTCAGGGGAGCTGATGAATAACGTTGACGAGGAGAAACTTTCTCCCGTTCTGCACGAGTTAGTGCAAAACCAGGCGGAGCCAGTCAGGACTGCTGAGGCTAAACCGGTTGCTGAAGAATCAGACGGGAGCTCTTCACCTCCAGCTGAGCAGCCCCGTCTCAGCAGACTGTCCCTGTTCAGCGGCATGGAGCTGGTGACTAAAGGGAGGCCCCTGTGTAAAAGAGAGACGCCCCAGACGGAGACGACGGGCGACACCTCAAGGGAGAACCTAACTGCGCATAACAGTATCGGCGTCAGTAAAACCAGTTACAACGACGCTCCTTTAATTTGCAATTCAGTAGCATCCGACAGCAGCCAACCAGTATCGGCCTTCTCGTTTCTCAACTTTTGA
- the LOC119479438 gene encoding archaemetzincin-2 isoform X1, giving the protein MMKVIQHSAETLQTALVSNRQDLTELYSKYTKEERHFLEEGIHPGQPGSLFQPITVHSDSDWISAHPEKPQDFESFYRKTSRKTPNASHNTIYIQTIGSFGEAGAQADQYVEWLREYCQTFFCGLSVKLLPAVTVAETGCSFRVNFNSHNLQILTGDLLQFLSNRKPKDAFCIVGITMIDLYPEDSWNFVFGEASLSMGMGVFSFARYDDNFYSRSYAGELQLKPGDYSVFDGYYTPPITSTLLLRSCKTMTHEIGHMFGIKHCQWLSCVMQGSNHLEESDRRPLDFCPVCLRKLQVAIGFKIAERYKALLHWMEGDQSHTSRPEEASAFQSVLHFPKPTEAFQTSRLWLRRCLDILEEKR; this is encoded by the exons ATG ATGAAGGTGATCCAGCACTCTGCGGAGACACTGCAAACAGCTTTGGTTTCCAATCGTCAGGACTTGACTGAACTTTACAGCAAGTACACAAAAGAGGAAAGGCATTTTTTGGAGGAGGGAATCCACCCTGGGCAGCCGGGTTCCCTTTTCCAACCCATCACAGTGCACTCCGACTCAGACTGGATCTCCGCTCACCCTGAGAAGCCTCAAGACTTTGAGAGCTTCTACAGAAAAACGTCCCGCAAGACCCCCAATGCAAGCCACAATACTATTTATATTCAAACCATAG GTTCCTTTGGAGAGGCGGGGGCCCAGGCAGACCAGTATGTGGAGTGGCTCAGAGAATACTGCCAGACCTTCTTCTGTGGGCTTTCTGTCAAGTTGCTACCGGCAGTTACTGTGGCTGAAACAGGATGCTCTTTCAGGGTTAACTTTAACTCGCACAACCTTCAGATCCTCACTG GTGACCTGCTACAATTCCTGTCGAATAGGAAACCAAAAGATGCTTTTTGTATCGTTGGAATCACAATGATTGACCTCTACCCCGAAGATTCCTGGAACTTTGTCTTTGGAGAGGCTTCGCTCAGTATGG GAATGGGTGTTTTCAGCTTTGCCAGATATGATGACAACTTCTACAGCCGAAGTTATGCCGGTGAGCTTCAGCTAAAGCCGGGAGACTACTCTGTGTTTGATGGATATTACACTCCCCCCATCACCAGCACCCTGCTGCTTCGATCATGCAAG ACAATGACCCATGAGATTGGCCATATGTTTGGAATCAAGCATTGCCAGTGGTTGAGCTGTGTCATGCAGGGCTCCAACCACCTGGAGGAGTCAGATCGTAGACCGCTGGATTTCTGTCCCGTCTGTCTTCGCAAGCTACAGGTCGCTATCGGCTTCAAAATAGCTGAAAGATACAAG GCCTTACTGCACTGGATGGAGGGGGATCAGAGTCACACATCCAGACCAGAGGAGGCCTCTGCCTTTCAGTCTGTGCTCCACTTTCCCAAACCCACTGAAGCCTTTCAGACATCCAGACTGTGGCTCCGCAGGTGCCTCGACATACTGGAGGAAAAAAGATGA
- the tepsin gene encoding AP-4 complex accessory subunit Tepsin isoform X2 translates to MATFMERLAFLQKVPTLMKATADDENPCPGYLFQEIGKISHESLGCGQCLLEYLLERLQVESCFVKLKVLKIFVHLCGHGSNHFLTELRRNSTFIQQASVYSGPPDPIHGTALYQKVRNTAQEVARLLFTDAISTKDGVSLLNLAPPTMGMGSATSHRSGMQGFGYSPGKQGTGSDSLLDKIQKAAEVVASAVLPPTEHQGIRLHDNHYRAVVVPSAPIEVAVPACAYNQPARTPKASTQRCPGQVGGGWEETDSSNSSSHNSSQDIAANSRASVDSKSAGTGSQSGASRESSGDLSERVEAMQLGDCGQEMALISRLTEGSRVFLSREESQHFIKECSILNCEVVVELLASKLQDPSNTVKMRALCAQSCLMTSDLLSLEQMFGATQRRLRQLSEGAPGPVANKATKILRQFEALTGGSAHAPRQDAANSGHQATTNQLPTSRYSDTLLPTLSADNLDHYQPDISLTGVTRPPSSPSSSPAVLAQRDSSGELMNNVDEEKLSPVLHELVQNQAEPVRTAEAKPVAEESDGSSSPPAEQPRLSRLSLFSGMELVTKGRPLCKRETPQTETTGDTSRENLTAHNSIGVSKTSYNDAPLICNSVASDSSQPVSAFSFLNF, encoded by the exons AAATCTCCCATGAGTCTTTGGGTTGTGGTCAGTGTTTGTTGGAGTACCTTCTGGAGAGGCTGCAGGTGGAGTCTTGTTTCGTCAAACTCAAG GTGCTGAAGATCTTTGTCCATCTCTGCGGTCATGGCTCAAACCATTTCCTCACGGAACTTAGGAGGAACTCCACCTTCATCCAGCAGGCATCAG TTTACAGTGGCCCTCCTGATCCTATCCATGGCACAGCATTGTACCAGAAAGTGAGAAATACAGCACAG GAAGTGGCCAGGTTGCTTTTCACAGATGCAATTTCCACCAAAGACGGCGTCTCCCTGCTCAACCTAGCCCCACCAACAATGG GTATGGGCTCAGCAACTTCCCACAGGTCAGGAATGCAGGGCTTTGGATACAGTCCAGGGAAGCAAGGGACAG GCAGTGACTCACTACTGGATAAGATCCAGAAAGCTGCAGAGGTAGTGGCCAGCGCTGTCCTTCCCCCAACAGAACACCAGGGCATTCGTCTCCATGACAACCATTACAGGGCCGTAGTTGTGCCGTCCGCGCCCATAGAGGTGGCCGTGCCCGCGTGCGCCTATAACCAGCCTGCTCGCACGCCAAAAG CGTCGACCCAGCGGTGCCCAGGGCAGGTAGGAGGCGGCTGGGAAGAGACCGACAGCAGCAACAGCTCCTCTCACAACTCTTCTCAGGACATCGCGGCTAACAGCAGGGCCTCTGTGGACAGCAAGTCAGCTGGTACCGGGAGCCAATCGGGGGCCAGTAGAGAGAGCAGTGGGGACCTATCGGAACG GGTGGAAGCCATGCAGTTGGGGGACTGCGGCCAGGAGATGGCGCTAATCAGCAGACTGACTGAGGGATCCAGAGTTTTCCTGTCCAGAGAGGAGAGCCAGCACTTCATCAAAGA GTGCTCCATTCTCAACTGCGAGGTCGTGGTGGAGTTGCTCGCTAGCAAGCTTCAAGATCCCTCAAACACTGTTAAGATG CGGGCACTGTGTGCTCAATCATGCctcatgacctctgacctcctctctCTGGAGCAAATGTTCGGAGCTACGCAACGGAGGCTCCGCCAGCTGAGCGAGGGGGCTCCGGGACCCGTGGCCAACAAAGCCACCAAG ATCCTGCGACAGTTTGAGGCTCTGACGGGTGGATCTGCACACGCTCCGAGGCAGGATGCAGCAAACAGCGGCCATCAGGCGACAACTAATCAGCTTCCCACATCCAGATACTCAGACACTTTGCTACCAACCCTCTCTGCGGACAACCTCGACCATTATCAGCCCGACATCTCACTCACAGGTGTCACCCGACCACCATCTTCCCCCTCCTCCAGTCCGGCCGTCTTGGCCCAGAGAGACTCCTCAGGGGAGCTGATGAATAACGTTGACGAGGAGAAACTTTCTCCCGTTCTGCACGAGTTAGTGCAAAACCAGGCGGAGCCAGTCAGGACTGCTGAGGCTAAACCGGTTGCTGAAGAATCAGACGGGAGCTCTTCACCTCCAGCTGAGCAGCCCCGTCTCAGCAGACTGTCCCTGTTCAGCGGCATGGAGCTGGTGACTAAAGGGAGGCCCCTGTGTAAAAGAGAGACGCCCCAGACGGAGACGACGGGCGACACCTCAAGGGAGAACCTAACTGCGCATAACAGTATCGGCGTCAGTAAAACCAGTTACAACGACGCTCCTTTAATTTGCAATTCAGTAGCATCCGACAGCAGCCAACCAGTATCGGCCTTCTCGTTTCTCAACTTTTGA
- the si:dkey-21c1.1 gene encoding protein FAM104A-like — MLTDSRKRHHSCDSEEDQQLSAQAKRSGGGPSLLVSDLDSESSSSDSSNGISSPERAIVATTRPCIHSQNNRITQYSLSPKPEDSGSSLQHGFHGDGSSASYDCINRVLREAHFSSLQTRGRPGST; from the exons ATGCTGACTGACAGCAG GAAACGACACCATAGCTGTGACAGTGAGGAGGACCAACAGCTGAGTGCTCAGGCCAAGAGGTCAGGAGGGGGTCCCAGCCTGCTTGTGTCAGATTTGGATTCAGAG TCTTCCAGCAGCGACAGCAGTAACGGGATCAGTAGTCCGGAGAGAGCAATAGTGGCCACCACCAGGCCGTGCATACACAGCCAGAACAACCGCATCACCCAGTACTCCCTCAGCCCAAAGCCTGAAGACTCTGGTAGCTCCTTGCAGCATGGTTTCCATGGCGACGGCAGCAGTGCCTCTTACGACTGCATCAACAGAGTCCTGAGGGAGGCGCACTTTAGCAGTCTGCAGACCAGAGGGCGTCCGGGCTCGACATGA